A region of Geobacillus sp. 46C-IIa DNA encodes the following proteins:
- a CDS encoding FTR1 family protein: MEVQALLITFREALEALLIIGIITSYLKRVNHREYTKYVWLGAALAVAASVGVAILFQVVFTGFAAMASEIYLKIGIMIVSALLLTQMVFWMAEHSQDIKKSVEGKMDQFITAGNVVGMVVHSFLVVLREGVETVFFFAAITHGNIGAAIQGWGAATGIVMAVLVSYFFFKGTMRIPLKTFFKVTGAFIVLIAAGLFVQAISMMQDINLIGSVMPHVYDLTWLLPEHPIDYEHYLRDHGVAPIFSGEVGVFLKALFGYSSMPSLEEMIAYIGYFVVIYLLVTSRQGQKNSKDKEHPSAAALKEKTKSIM, from the coding sequence ATGGAAGTTCAAGCGCTGCTCATTACGTTTCGCGAAGCGCTCGAGGCGTTGCTTATTATCGGGATTATTACGTCGTATTTGAAACGGGTGAACCATCGCGAGTATACGAAATACGTATGGCTTGGCGCCGCCTTGGCGGTGGCCGCCAGCGTTGGTGTCGCCATTTTGTTTCAAGTCGTGTTCACCGGCTTCGCTGCGATGGCAAGTGAAATCTACTTGAAAATCGGCATTATGATCGTCTCAGCGCTGCTGTTGACGCAAATGGTGTTTTGGATGGCTGAACATAGCCAGGACATAAAAAAAAGCGTCGAAGGGAAAATGGATCAGTTCATCACAGCCGGCAATGTCGTCGGGATGGTCGTCCATTCGTTTTTAGTCGTGTTGCGCGAAGGGGTGGAAACCGTCTTTTTCTTCGCCGCCATCACGCACGGCAACATCGGTGCGGCCATACAAGGCTGGGGGGCGGCGACAGGGATCGTCATGGCCGTCTTGGTCAGCTATTTCTTCTTTAAAGGGACGATGCGCATCCCGCTCAAGACGTTTTTTAAGGTGACTGGCGCTTTTATCGTCCTAATTGCTGCCGGTCTGTTCGTGCAAGCCATTTCGATGATGCAAGATATTAACTTGATCGGCAGCGTCATGCCACATGTGTACGATTTGACTTGGCTGCTTCCGGAACACCCGATCGATTATGAGCATTATTTGCGCGACCACGGTGTCGCCCCCATCTTCTCCGGCGAAGTCGGCGTCTTTTTAAAAGCGCTGTTCGGCTACTCGTCGATGCCGTCGCTTGAGGAAATGATCGCCTATATCGGCTACTTTGTCGTGATTTACTTGCTCGTGACGAGCCGCCAAGGCCAAAAGAACAGCAAAGACAAAGAGCACCCGTCGGCCGCGGCGCTTAAGGAAAAGACGAAAAGCATTATGTAA
- the uvrC gene encoding excinuclease ABC subunit UvrC, giving the protein MNDRLKEKLSVLPEQPGCYLMKDKHGTVIYVGKAKSLKARVRSYFTGTHDGKTQRLVEEIADFEYIVTSSNAEALILEMNLIKKHDPKYNVMLKDDKSYPFIKITAETHPRLLITRKVKKDGGKYFGPYPNVQAANETKKLLDRLYPLRKCSTLPSRVCLYYHMGQCLAPCVYPVPDEQNKAMVEQIVRFLNGGYEEAKRELTEKMHQAAEALEFERAKEYRDQIAAIEMTMEKQKMMFNDFIDRDVFGYAYDKGWMCVQVFFLRQGKLIERDVSIFPLYQDPDEEMLTFLGQFYAKAHHLKPKEVVLPADIDGELVRELLGVHVVQPKKGKKKELVELANKNAAIALKEKFYFIERDEERTIKAVDRLGERLGIPAPRRIEAFDNSNIYGADPVSALVVFLDGKPAKKEYRKYKVKTVEGPNDYESMREVVRRRYTRVLKEGLPLPDLIIIDGGKGHLSAVRDVLENELGLDVPLAGLAKDEKHRTSELLAGDPPAVVPLDRQSQEFYLLQRIQDEVHRFAVTFHRQTRQKTMFHSVLDDIPGVGAKRKKALLNYFGSVKKMKEATIEELQQANIPRAVAEKIYEKLHE; this is encoded by the coding sequence ATGAACGACCGGCTGAAGGAAAAGCTGTCCGTGCTCCCGGAACAGCCGGGCTGCTATTTAATGAAAGACAAACACGGAACGGTCATTTACGTCGGCAAGGCGAAGTCGCTGAAAGCGCGCGTCCGCTCCTATTTTACTGGGACGCATGACGGCAAAACGCAGCGGCTCGTCGAGGAAATCGCCGATTTTGAATATATCGTCACCTCGTCAAACGCCGAGGCGCTCATTTTGGAAATGAACTTGATTAAAAAGCATGATCCGAAATACAACGTCATGCTGAAAGATGATAAAAGCTACCCGTTTATTAAAATTACCGCGGAAACGCACCCGCGCTTGCTCATTACCCGCAAAGTGAAAAAAGACGGCGGCAAATATTTCGGCCCGTACCCGAACGTGCAGGCGGCGAATGAGACGAAAAAGCTGCTTGACCGTTTGTATCCGCTCCGCAAATGTTCGACGCTGCCTTCGCGCGTCTGTTTGTATTACCATATGGGCCAGTGCCTGGCCCCGTGCGTTTACCCGGTGCCGGACGAGCAAAACAAGGCGATGGTCGAGCAAATCGTTCGCTTTTTAAACGGCGGTTATGAGGAAGCAAAGCGGGAGTTGACGGAAAAAATGCATCAGGCGGCTGAAGCGCTCGAGTTTGAGCGGGCGAAAGAATACCGCGACCAAATCGCGGCGATTGAGATGACGATGGAAAAACAAAAAATGATGTTCAACGATTTCATCGATCGCGATGTGTTCGGCTATGCATATGACAAAGGCTGGATGTGCGTGCAAGTGTTTTTCCTCCGCCAAGGGAAGCTGATCGAGCGCGATGTATCCATTTTCCCGCTTTACCAAGACCCGGATGAGGAAATGCTTACGTTTTTAGGCCAGTTTTATGCGAAGGCGCACCATTTGAAGCCAAAGGAAGTCGTCTTGCCGGCCGACATCGACGGCGAGCTCGTCCGCGAACTGCTTGGCGTCCATGTCGTTCAGCCGAAAAAAGGGAAGAAAAAAGAACTTGTCGAACTGGCGAACAAAAACGCCGCCATCGCCTTGAAAGAAAAGTTTTATTTTATTGAGCGCGATGAAGAGCGGACGATCAAGGCGGTCGACCGGCTCGGGGAGCGGCTCGGCATTCCGGCGCCGCGCCGCATCGAGGCGTTTGACAACTCGAACATATACGGGGCTGACCCGGTCTCAGCGCTCGTTGTCTTCCTTGACGGCAAGCCGGCGAAAAAAGAGTACCGCAAATATAAGGTGAAAACAGTTGAAGGGCCGAACGACTATGAGTCGATGCGCGAAGTCGTGCGCCGCCGCTATACGCGCGTGCTGAAAGAAGGGCTGCCGCTTCCCGATTTGATCATTATCGACGGCGGCAAAGGCCATTTGTCCGCGGTGCGCGATGTGTTGGAAAACGAGCTCGGCCTCGATGTGCCGCTCGCCGGGCTGGCGAAAGACGAAAAACACCGTACCTCAGAGCTGTTGGCCGGCGATCCGCCAGCTGTCGTGCCGCTTGACCGGCAAAGCCAAGAGTTTTATTTGCTGCAGCGCATTCAAGATGAAGTGCACCGGTTTGCGGTCACATTCCACCGTCAGACGCGGCAGAAGACGATGTTCCATTCCGTGCTCGATGACATCCCCGGCGTCGGAGCAAAACGGAAAAAGGCGCTATTAAACTATTTTGGTTCGGTGAAAAAGATGAAAGAAGCGACGATTGAAGAGTTGCAACAGGCGAACATCCCGCGGGCGGTGGCGGAGAAAATTTACGAGAAGCTGCATGAATAG
- a CDS encoding alkaline phosphatase family protein — protein sequence MKEASRFEKVAARCWNLLNEGKPFTPIFVAGTMAIYHAADLTQGHASVWLLGLAVALPLFVVYYVYDYPLFLRNYLWIPYMAFLIIWSFADVILLLLASGLYFFFTVFFWGTLYYHLRIGTSWWNFTRFWKLVLKNSDSTSGNAQEQLPKCFLLLSVWEYAWRQIEQGESLAPLYSSFWLFAAGVWLFSWVLHRYLFDWKPDVIPTYTDNVPVPSAPVNDKVYVIVIDGMRKDRFEAANAPFLKRLRAHGTEFAQMETVYPARTVVCFTSMFTGTYPFEHGIRSNMVWKLGAKVETIFDSLRKIGKTGRLLGIAHLVDSFGADVETVTAVMPNDLADRYIIERAKRIVEEQNPDLLVVQLIATDQTGHSRGVLYDEYIEKIEEADALVAEFVGWLEKRGELERATLIVCADHGQADGIGGHGHLDEGERYVPFFMCGPAIEPGKRVDEKTSLVSLAPTIAYLLGAPYPSHSRGPVLIEAMRKEESDEEAARHRFFAGAQ from the coding sequence ATGAAAGAAGCATCACGGTTTGAAAAAGTCGCGGCGCGCTGCTGGAACTTGTTGAATGAAGGAAAACCGTTCACGCCGATTTTTGTCGCCGGAACGATGGCCATCTATCATGCTGCTGACCTCACTCAAGGTCATGCATCGGTTTGGCTGCTCGGCCTAGCGGTGGCGCTGCCGCTGTTTGTCGTCTACTATGTATACGATTACCCGCTGTTTTTGCGCAATTATTTATGGATTCCGTATATGGCATTTCTCATCATTTGGTCATTTGCTGATGTGATCTTGCTGCTTTTGGCGTCCGGGCTCTATTTTTTCTTTACTGTCTTTTTTTGGGGGACGCTGTATTACCATTTGCGCATCGGCACGTCATGGTGGAATTTCACCCGCTTTTGGAAGCTCGTGCTAAAAAATAGCGATTCAACGAGCGGCAACGCCCAGGAGCAGTTGCCGAAATGCTTCCTTCTTTTGTCTGTATGGGAATACGCTTGGCGGCAGATCGAACAAGGGGAGTCTTTGGCGCCGCTGTACAGCTCGTTTTGGCTGTTTGCCGCCGGGGTGTGGCTGTTCTCGTGGGTGTTGCACCGGTATTTGTTCGATTGGAAACCGGATGTCATCCCGACGTATACTGACAACGTGCCCGTTCCGTCCGCGCCGGTCAATGATAAAGTATATGTCATCGTCATTGACGGCATGCGCAAAGATCGGTTTGAGGCGGCGAACGCCCCGTTTTTAAAACGGCTACGCGCGCATGGAACGGAATTTGCACAAATGGAAACTGTTTATCCGGCACGTACGGTCGTCTGCTTTACTTCGATGTTCACTGGCACGTACCCGTTTGAGCACGGCATCCGGTCGAATATGGTATGGAAGCTTGGGGCGAAAGTCGAGACGATTTTCGATTCACTCCGCAAAATCGGAAAAACAGGCCGCTTGCTCGGCATCGCCCATTTGGTTGATTCGTTCGGCGCCGATGTGGAAACGGTGACGGCCGTCATGCCGAACGACCTGGCCGACCGTTATATCATCGAGCGGGCGAAACGCATCGTCGAGGAACAAAACCCGGACTTGCTCGTCGTACAGTTGATCGCCACCGACCAAACCGGCCATAGCCGCGGTGTGCTGTATGACGAGTATATCGAAAAAATTGAAGAAGCCGACGCCTTGGTTGCAGAGTTTGTCGGCTGGCTTGAGAAACGCGGCGAGCTTGAGCGCGCGACATTGATCGTCTGCGCCGACCACGGCCAAGCGGATGGCATCGGTGGCCATGGCCATTTGGACGAAGGAGAACGGTATGTGCCGTTTTTTATGTGCGGTCCGGCCATCGAACCGGGAAAGCGGGTCGACGAGAAAACAAGTCTTGTTTCGCTCGCGCCGACGATCGCCTATTTGCTTGGCGCGCCATACCCGAGCCATAGCCGCGGCCCGGTTTTAATCGAAGCGATGCGAAAGGAGGAGAGCGATGAAGAAGCAGCGCGTCATCGTTTTTTTGCCGGCGCACAATGA
- a CDS encoding nucleoporin-interacting protein, with the protein MKRLLHHRLWLCFSIGLAAVLAGAGLYWASPYAATWDEVDFALALERYDLLSMQPHFPGYPYFILGGMAVHAVIANPAKALSVLNILVLFSAVFPLVWLLRRHVSPPAALLAALAVLSSSYVLLAAARPMSDGAALGVLWWYMWAVERAHRQTTWKAQLLPAALFSVLMGVRLSYAPFGVALLFLWHEDWSTHRRVGRVALSILVAALFQFIWVAAVARTEGGLFPFFKLGWAFVHGHFSDWGGTAAASPLPFSERVHRFLIDNFLWTGIACQNAWLLAAYAAIGAIAWRAGQFRPPRALVVSALLYAVWALLAQNIEKPRHLLPFIHFALFYVWGRFLAASRVWGLALAAAVVLLQAAVGIGQLREQVATPPAVYQLADELRDKPRPFVVYTWEETRVFDYLHVPFPHKDVFHFSFFLQDKENYRHATIYMTNHVVDGFRAQGVDVSRHVRKVKTYRSSLLADPVYGTITLYEWVEE; encoded by the coding sequence GTGAAACGACTGCTGCACCACCGGCTTTGGCTTTGTTTCAGCATCGGGCTGGCCGCCGTTTTGGCCGGCGCCGGGCTGTATTGGGCAAGCCCGTATGCGGCCACATGGGATGAAGTCGATTTTGCGCTGGCGCTTGAGCGCTACGACTTGTTAAGCATGCAGCCGCATTTTCCCGGCTATCCGTATTTCATTTTAGGCGGCATGGCCGTTCACGCGGTAATCGCCAATCCGGCTAAGGCGCTTTCTGTGTTGAATATTCTCGTTCTATTTTCCGCTGTTTTCCCGCTCGTGTGGCTGCTGCGCCGGCACGTTTCGCCCCCGGCGGCGCTGTTGGCGGCTTTGGCAGTGCTCTCTTCAAGCTACGTTCTCCTCGCCGCCGCCCGGCCGATGTCAGACGGTGCGGCGCTCGGAGTGCTCTGGTGGTACATGTGGGCGGTGGAGCGGGCGCACCGACAGACGACATGGAAGGCGCAGCTTTTGCCAGCTGCTTTATTCAGCGTGCTGATGGGAGTGCGCCTGTCGTATGCTCCATTCGGCGTCGCGCTGTTGTTCCTTTGGCACGAAGACTGGAGCACGCACCGCCGCGTTGGCCGTGTGGCGTTGTCCATTTTGGTGGCTGCGTTGTTTCAATTTATTTGGGTGGCGGCGGTAGCGCGAACGGAGGGAGGCCTTTTCCCGTTTTTCAAGCTCGGCTGGGCGTTTGTCCACGGCCATTTCAGCGATTGGGGAGGAACGGCGGCAGCGAGCCCGCTTCCGTTTTCAGAGCGGGTGCACCGGTTTTTGATCGACAACTTTCTTTGGACCGGCATCGCCTGCCAAAACGCTTGGCTGCTGGCCGCCTATGCGGCAATCGGCGCCATCGCTTGGCGCGCCGGGCAGTTCCGGCCGCCGCGCGCGCTTGTCGTTTCCGCTCTGCTTTATGCCGTCTGGGCGCTATTGGCGCAAAACATCGAAAAGCCACGCCACCTTCTTCCGTTCATCCATTTCGCGCTGTTTTATGTGTGGGGCCGCTTTTTGGCTGCATCCAGGGTATGGGGATTAGCGCTGGCGGCAGCGGTCGTGCTGCTGCAGGCAGCCGTCGGTATCGGCCAGCTGCGCGAGCAAGTGGCGACGCCGCCGGCTGTATACCAGTTGGCGGACGAGTTGCGTGACAAGCCGCGGCCGTTTGTGGTATATACGTGGGAAGAGACGCGCGTGTTCGACTATTTGCATGTGCCGTTTCCGCATAAAGATGTGTTCCATTTTTCCTTCTTTTTGCAAGACAAAGAAAACTACCGCCATGCTACAATTTATATGACCAATCATGTTGTTGACGGGTTTCGCGCCCAAGGAGTCGATGTTTCCCGCCATGTGCGCAAAGTGAAAACATATCGTTCCAGTCTGCTTGCCGATCCGGTGTACGGAACGATTACGCTGTACGAATGGGTCGAGGAATAG
- a CDS encoding glycosyltransferase family 2 protein, whose amino-acid sequence MKKQRVIVFLPAHNEEEAIGDVIRRIPRHFHPDVEVSVLVIDDGSTDRTAEVATEAGADYICRLPENRGLGAAVRRGFEECVRRGADVGVMIDADNEYPPEQIPDILAPIFAGEADYTMGSRFLGTIRGMKWHRRLGNYAFTWLQSLLLGQRLYDGQSGMRAFSRQAMKEAEIIHDYNYAQVLTLNLVRKGFRLKEVPIRYQVRTTGRSFIKFTAYMTAVIPAIWKEMRRPVGKVAIDRDAHVLSPEQARHCS is encoded by the coding sequence ATGAAGAAGCAGCGCGTCATCGTTTTTTTGCCGGCGCACAATGAGGAAGAAGCGATTGGGGACGTGATCCGCCGCATTCCGCGCCACTTTCACCCTGATGTTGAGGTAAGCGTCCTTGTCATTGACGATGGGTCGACGGATCGGACGGCTGAAGTAGCAACAGAAGCGGGGGCCGATTACATTTGCCGCCTGCCGGAAAACCGCGGCCTCGGGGCGGCGGTGCGCCGCGGGTTTGAGGAATGCGTGCGCCGCGGCGCGGACGTCGGTGTCATGATTGATGCTGACAATGAATATCCACCGGAGCAAATTCCCGACATTTTGGCTCCCATTTTTGCCGGTGAAGCTGATTATACGATGGGCTCGCGCTTTCTCGGCACGATTCGCGGCATGAAATGGCACCGCCGCCTCGGCAACTATGCGTTCACTTGGCTGCAGTCGCTGCTTCTTGGCCAGCGCCTTTACGACGGCCAGTCAGGCATGCGCGCCTTTTCACGCCAGGCGATGAAGGAGGCGGAAATTATCCATGATTACAATTATGCCCAAGTGCTGACGCTCAATTTGGTGCGTAAAGGGTTTCGGCTGAAGGAAGTGCCGATCCGCTACCAAGTGCGGACGACCGGACGCTCGTTCATCAAATTCACTGCCTACATGACCGCCGTCATTCCGGCGATATGGAAAGAAATGCGCCGCCCGGTCGGCAAAGTCGCCATCGACCGCGATGCACATGTGCTTTCCCCAGAGCAGGCTCGGCACTGTTCATAA
- a CDS encoding NAD-dependent epimerase/dehydratase family protein, whose amino-acid sequence MKVVVTGGAGFIGSHLAAYLSGQGYEVAAIDCFHPYYPTERKERQFQALTGGRVPLVRLDLLDGEQTKQWFAQFRPDVVYHLAALPGVPYSLEQPLTYIDYDIKATVNVLAAAGEAEARHVLFASSSSVYGDRGNVPLKEEMADGRVVSPYAAAKYGAESFCHAYAHLHGYKMTIFRYFTVYGPWGRPDMAIGAFLRRLMNGEEITVYGSGTARDYTYIDDIVAGMVAALGRSGSQSEVFNLGAGTPVTMEQLLVELRRHFPDMKVVRAPERKGDVKATWADITKAKRAFGYEPKVPFFEGLARTVAWAREHER is encoded by the coding sequence ATGAAAGTGGTTGTGACCGGGGGAGCGGGATTTATCGGCAGCCATCTCGCTGCCTATTTGAGCGGTCAAGGATACGAGGTGGCAGCCATTGATTGTTTTCATCCGTACTATCCCACCGAACGGAAAGAACGGCAGTTTCAGGCGCTTACCGGCGGCCGGGTGCCGCTTGTCCGCTTGGACTTGCTTGATGGGGAACAGACAAAGCAGTGGTTTGCGCAGTTTCGTCCCGATGTCGTCTACCACTTGGCGGCGCTGCCGGGGGTGCCGTATTCGCTTGAGCAGCCACTCACCTATATTGACTACGATATTAAGGCAACGGTGAACGTCTTGGCGGCGGCCGGGGAAGCCGAGGCCCGCCACGTGTTGTTCGCTTCGTCCTCATCCGTGTATGGCGATCGCGGCAATGTGCCGCTTAAGGAAGAAATGGCTGATGGGCGCGTCGTTTCGCCGTATGCGGCCGCAAAATACGGGGCAGAGTCGTTTTGCCATGCATACGCTCACCTCCACGGCTACAAAATGACCATTTTTCGCTATTTTACTGTTTATGGTCCGTGGGGGCGGCCGGATATGGCCATCGGCGCGTTTCTCCGCCGGCTGATGAACGGCGAGGAGATCACGGTATATGGTTCTGGGACGGCGCGCGATTATACGTACATCGATGATATTGTCGCCGGCATGGTGGCGGCGCTTGGACGCAGCGGCAGCCAAAGCGAGGTGTTTAACTTGGGCGCAGGGACGCCGGTCACGATGGAACAGCTGCTTGTCGAGCTGCGTAGGCATTTCCCGGATATGAAGGTCGTGCGTGCACCGGAACGGAAAGGCGATGTCAAAGCGACGTGGGCGGACATTACGAAGGCGAAGCGGGCGTTTGGCTACGAGCCGAAGGTGCCGTTTTTCGAAGGATTGGCCCGGACGGTGGCGTGGGCGCGCGAACATGAGCGGTAA
- the trxA gene encoding thioredoxin, producing MAIINATDQTFAAETKDGVTLVDFWAPWCGPCRMIAPVLEELDQEMGDKVKIVKVNVDENQETASRFGVMSIPTLLVFKNGELVDKAIGYQPKEALVQLVGKHV from the coding sequence ATGGCCATTATCAATGCGACAGACCAAACGTTCGCCGCAGAAACGAAAGACGGCGTCACGCTCGTTGACTTTTGGGCGCCATGGTGCGGCCCGTGCCGCATGATCGCTCCGGTGCTTGAGGAGCTTGATCAAGAAATGGGTGACAAAGTGAAAATCGTCAAAGTGAATGTTGATGAAAACCAAGAAACAGCCTCAAGGTTCGGCGTTATGAGCATCCCGACGCTGCTCGTGTTCAAAAACGGCGAGCTCGTCGATAAAGCGATTGGCTATCAACCGAAAGAAGCGCTTGTGCAGCTTGTCGGCAAACATGTGTAA
- a CDS encoding electron transfer flavoprotein subunit beta/FixA family protein, producing the protein MNIFVLMKRTFDTEEKITIKNGKINEEGAEFIINPYDEYAIEEAIQVRDKHGGEVTVVTVGSEEAEKELRTALAMGCDKAVLINIDDDVEEQDQYTTAKVLAEYLKDKNPDLILAGNVAIDGGSGQVGPRVAELLGIPYVTTITKLDIADGKKVTVVRDVEGDEEVIETSLPLLVTAQQGLNEPRYPSLPGIMKAKKKPLDELELDDLDLDEDDVEAKTKTIEVFLPPKREEGKILQGEIADQVKELVGLLRSEAKVV; encoded by the coding sequence ATGAACATTTTTGTTTTGATGAAACGCACGTTCGACACCGAGGAGAAAATCACCATCAAGAACGGCAAGATCAATGAGGAAGGTGCTGAATTCATCATCAACCCGTACGATGAATACGCCATCGAAGAGGCGATCCAAGTGCGCGACAAACATGGCGGCGAAGTGACGGTCGTCACCGTCGGCAGCGAGGAAGCGGAAAAAGAGCTGCGCACAGCGCTCGCTATGGGCTGCGACAAAGCGGTGCTCATCAACATTGACGACGATGTCGAAGAGCAAGACCAATATACGACCGCGAAAGTGCTCGCGGAATATTTAAAAGATAAAAATCCGGATTTGATTTTGGCCGGCAATGTGGCCATTGACGGCGGATCGGGGCAAGTCGGCCCGCGCGTGGCCGAATTGCTCGGCATCCCATACGTGACGACGATTACGAAGCTTGACATTGCCGATGGCAAAAAAGTGACCGTTGTGCGCGACGTCGAGGGGGATGAGGAAGTGATCGAAACGTCGCTGCCGCTCCTTGTCACCGCCCAACAAGGGCTGAATGAGCCGCGTTACCCGTCGCTGCCAGGCATTATGAAAGCGAAAAAGAAACCGCTTGATGAGCTTGAGCTCGATGACTTGGATCTTGACGAGGACGATGTCGAGGCGAAAACAAAAACGATTGAAGTGTTCTTGCCGCCGAAGCGGGAAGAAGGGAAAATTTTACAAGGAGAGATTGCTGATCAAGTCAAAGAGCTTGTCGGGCTGCTCCGCTCCGAAGCGAAAGTCGTTTGA
- a CDS encoding electron transfer flavoprotein subunit alpha/FixB family protein translates to MARKVLTLAEVRDGSLRNVSFEAIAAAKTIAEGGEVVAALVGDQVQAHANELIFRGADRVVVVEHPNLKFYTSDGYSQAIKAVIDKEEPEAVVFGHTALGKDLSPKLAVKLDAGLVSDVVAVEEAGGNIVFTRPIYSGKAFEKKIVTDGIIFATVRPNNIAPLDRDESRSGSVESLAVEIKDLRAIVKEVVRKTAEGVDLTEAKVIVAGGRGVKSAEGFQPLKELAEVLGGAVGASRGACDAGYCDYSLQIGQTGKVVTPDLYIACGISGAIQHLAGMSNSKVIVAINKDPEANIFKVADYGIVGDLFEVVPLLTEEFKKLKVHS, encoded by the coding sequence ATGGCACGCAAAGTATTAACATTGGCAGAAGTTCGCGACGGATCGCTGCGCAATGTTTCGTTTGAAGCGATCGCAGCGGCCAAAACGATCGCTGAAGGCGGGGAAGTTGTGGCGGCGCTCGTCGGCGATCAAGTGCAAGCGCATGCAAATGAGTTGATTTTCCGCGGGGCGGATCGCGTTGTTGTCGTTGAGCATCCAAACTTGAAATTTTATACGTCCGACGGCTATTCGCAAGCGATAAAAGCGGTGATCGACAAAGAAGAGCCGGAAGCCGTCGTCTTTGGCCATACAGCGCTCGGCAAAGACTTGTCGCCAAAGCTGGCCGTGAAGCTTGACGCCGGCCTTGTTTCCGACGTGGTGGCGGTCGAAGAGGCGGGCGGCAACATTGTGTTCACGCGCCCGATCTACTCCGGCAAAGCGTTTGAAAAGAAAATCGTCACTGACGGCATTATTTTTGCGACGGTGCGCCCGAACAACATCGCGCCGCTTGATCGCGATGAATCGCGTTCCGGAAGCGTTGAATCGCTGGCGGTCGAGATTAAAGATTTGCGCGCGATCGTCAAAGAAGTCGTCCGCAAAACGGCGGAAGGCGTCGACTTGACGGAAGCGAAAGTGATTGTCGCCGGAGGCCGCGGCGTGAAAAGCGCCGAAGGATTCCAACCGCTCAAAGAACTGGCGGAAGTATTGGGCGGCGCGGTCGGCGCGTCGCGCGGGGCGTGCGATGCCGGCTATTGCGACTATTCGCTGCAAATTGGACAAACCGGGAAAGTCGTGACGCCAGACCTTTACATCGCCTGCGGCATCTCGGGCGCCATCCAGCACTTGGCGGGCATGTCGAACTCGAAAGTGATCGTCGCCATTAACAAAGACCCGGAAGCGAACATTTTCAAAGTGGCGGATTACGGCATTGTCGGTGATTTGTTCGAAGTCGTTCCGCTTCTGACCGAAGAATTCAAAAAGTTGAAAGTGCATTCGTAA
- a CDS encoding lysylphosphatidylglycerol synthase transmembrane domain-containing protein, which produces MSGKLAAKVVLRTAGAALLFIFAWLTYRYFDTRLLLWHLAELVRHPADLAAAAFVYGMSFWLRAWAWKQYVGKPIAFSVYWRAVLLSLFINHLVPVKIGDAARVAVLARQPGISAGAAGESVAVMRLLDMAVLGSFAAVGMYVYMHRIPGVPLLAALAAAGLVLALAVFRRPLRMERLWRRWRMAFRGWRGVLIAAAVAASWLCEAAVIGTIARTAGMPLSFWQAVWVNSATVSGQIAQIAPGGVGTYEAVMAFALTALGAPGSVAYTAAVLTHAFKFLFSYAAGAVVLVFWRSDWQAVRNVWRKERERR; this is translated from the coding sequence ATGAGCGGTAAGCTGGCTGCCAAGGTGGTGTTGCGGACGGCCGGCGCGGCGCTGCTGTTCATTTTTGCCTGGCTGACGTACCGCTATTTTGACACCCGGCTGCTGCTTTGGCATCTGGCCGAACTGGTCCGCCATCCAGCGGACCTAGCTGCGGCCGCTTTTGTGTATGGCATGTCATTTTGGCTGCGGGCGTGGGCGTGGAAGCAGTATGTCGGGAAACCGATTGCTTTCTCTGTCTATTGGCGCGCGGTGCTGCTCAGTTTGTTCATCAATCATCTTGTGCCTGTGAAAATCGGCGATGCGGCCCGCGTCGCTGTGCTCGCCCGCCAGCCTGGCATTTCGGCCGGCGCGGCGGGCGAGTCGGTCGCGGTCATGCGATTGTTGGACATGGCTGTGTTAGGCAGCTTCGCCGCCGTTGGGATGTATGTGTATATGCATCGGATTCCTGGTGTTCCGCTGTTGGCGGCGCTCGCTGCGGCCGGCCTCGTACTCGCTCTTGCCGTGTTCCGCCGCCCGCTCCGTATGGAACGGTTATGGCGGCGATGGCGGATGGCGTTTCGCGGCTGGCGCGGCGTGTTGATCGCGGCGGCGGTGGCGGCGAGCTGGCTGTGCGAGGCAGCGGTTATCGGGACGATCGCCCGGACAGCCGGCATGCCGCTTTCCTTTTGGCAGGCGGTATGGGTCAACAGTGCAACCGTCTCCGGTCAAATTGCCCAAATCGCTCCTGGCGGAGTAGGAACGTATGAGGCGGTAATGGCGTTTGCGTTAACTGCGCTGGGTGCGCCGGGGAGCGTGGCGTATACGGCGGCCGTGCTTACCCATGCGTTTAAATTTCTGTTTTCATATGCGGCCGGGGCTGTTGTGCTCGTGTTTTGGCGGTCCGACTGGCAGGCGGTGCGAAACGTATGGAGAAAGGAAAGGGAGAGGCGATGA